GGAACCTGAACGCGCTCGCACTCTATCAGCCCTACACCGGCCGGGTGAATCCGGTGGGCATGTCCGCCGCAAGGCGAACGCGCCACGATGAGGTACTACAGGGTCCGCATCTTTCTCGATCAGTCGGTGGCGGCCGTCTGCGCTGCCACCGCACCGGGCGAGAACGATCAACTCATGAACATGCCGCCATTGACATGCAACTCGGTGCCGGTGATGTAGCCGGCCTCAGGCGACGCCAGGAAGGCCACCGCATGCGCGATCTCGGCCGGATCACCGAGTCGACCCAGCGGAATCTGCGCCAGCAGCGCGGTCTTCTGGGCCTCGGGCAGGACTTCCGTCATGTCGGTGGCGATGAAACCGGGGGCCACACAGTTCACGGTGATCGAGCGGCTGCCCAGCTCACGAGCCAGGGCACGCGTCATGCCTGCCACACCAGCCTTGGCGGCCGCATAGTTGGCCTGACCGGCATTGCCGGATGCGCCCACCACCGACGTGATGCTGATGATGCGGCCGTAGCGCTGCTTCATCATCGTCCGCATCACCGCGCGGCTGGCACGGAACACCGCCTTGAGATTGGTGTCCAGCACCGCATCCCAGTCCTCGTCCTTCATCCGCATCGACAGCATGTCGCGCGTGATGCCGGCATTGTTGACCAGCACCTGAAGGCCGCCGTCCTGCTTGACGATCGCATCGATCAGGGCCTCCACGGCCGCGCCGTCGTTGACATTCACCACTGCGCCGCGGCCACCGTGCGGCTGCAGCACCTCGGTGATCGCCTGGGCACCCGCTTCACTGGTCGCCGTGCCGATCACGACGAAGCCCTTCTGGGCCAGCGTCAGGGCGATGGCACGACCGATGCCGCGACTGGCGCCGGTCACCAAAGCGACTTGCTTGTTCTCACTCATCTCGAATTCCTCAGCTCAACAGGGTCTTGGCATCAGCCAGCGAGGCCGGATCGAACACCGTGGTGCTGACGATCTCGCCGTCAATGCGCTTGGCCATGCCCGCGAGCACCTTGCCAGGACCGCATTCGATGACCGTCGTCAGGCCGCGGGCCTTGATCGCCTGCACCACTTCAACCCAGCGTACCGGGCCGAAGGCCTGGCGATACAGCGCATCGCGCAGTGCATCGGCACCCTCAGTGATGGCCACGTCGATGTTGTTGATGACCGGGAAGGCCGGCACCTTGAAATCGACAGTCGCCAGCTTCTCGCGCAGGCGCTCGGCTGCGGGCTTCATCAGACTGGAATGGAACGGCGCGGAGACCGGCAGCGGCAGCGCGCGCTTGGCGCCCGCGGCCTTGAGGGCCTCCATCGCCTGCTCCACGCCCGCCTTGCTGCCCGCGATGACGGTCTGCCTGGGATCGTTGAAATTGACGGCTTCGACCACTTCGCCGCTGGCCACAGCCACCTGAGCGCAGACCTCACGCACCACCGCGGCCTCCAGGCCCAGGATGGCGGACATCGCGCCGACACCCACCGGCACGGCCTCCTGCATCGCCTGGGCACGCAAGCGCACCAGCGGCAGCGCATCGGTCAGGCTGAGCGCCCCCGAGGCCACCAGCGCCGTGTACTCACCCAGCGAATGTCCGGCGGCGACCGCGGGCACCAGGCCGGTCTCGGCGATCCAGGCGCGATAGCAGGCGATGCCGGCCGTCAACATGACCGGTTGCGTGTTCGTGGTCAGGTCGAGCTGTTCCTTCGGACCTTGCTTGATCAGCGCACCCACGTCCTCGCCCAGCGCGGCCGAGGCTTCAGCCAGCGTGCCCACCACCTCGGGATGATCTCCCCAGGCGTCCAGCATGCCCACCGATTGCGACCCTTGGCCGGGAAAGACGAATGCAAAGCTCTTGCTCATGATGTTCGAACTGAAACGGGGTCAGGATCAGGATCCGTTGAGACGGCACCCGCTCCCTGCGCGATCAGACGCAGCCAGGAGAGGCGCCTACAAAGACGAGGATGGCGCCGCGACGACGGCGATGTGCGCCGACTGTCGGGCCACTTCGGTCAGGCGATCAGAAATCCAGCAGCACGGCGCCCCAGGTGAAACCGCCGCCGACACCTTCCAGCATCACCGTATCGCCGCGCTTGATCTTGCCGGCGCGCACCGCGACATCCAAAGCCAGGGGGATCGACGCCGCTGAGGTGTTGCCGTGCTCGTCCACGGTCACGATCAGCTTGTCGGGAGACATCTTCAACTTCTTGGCCGTGCCCTGCATGATGCGGATGTTGGCCTGGTGCGGAATCAACCAGTCGATGTCCGCATCGCTGCGTCCGGCCTTTTCCAGGACGGAGCGGGCGACCTTTTCCAGCACACCCACGGCCAGCTTGAACACCGCCTGTCCATCCATCTTCAGCAACGGATGACCCAACACCTGGCCACCGGACACGGTACCCGGAGTGCAGAGAATGTCGACATGGCGGCCGTCCGCATGCAGCTCACTGGCCAGGATGCCGGGCGTCTCGCTGGCACCCAGGACGACCGCGCCGGCACCATCGCCGAACAGCACGCAGGTGGTGCGATCCTTGAAGTCGAGGATGCGCGAGAAGACTTCGGCGCCGATGACCAGCGCCTTGGTGGCGCCGCCGCTCTTGATCATGGCATCAGCGACGGTCAGCGCATAAACGAAGCCGGAGCAGACCGCCTGCACGTCGAACGCCGCACAGCCCTGGATACCGAGCTTGTTCTGCAACAAGCAGGCGACCGAGGGGAAGACCATGTCCGGTGTGGACGTGGCGACGATGATCAGATCGATCTCTTGCGCAGAAACGCCGGCTGCGTCCAGTGCGGCGCGCGCGGCGGGCAGGGCCAGATCGCTGGCGGCGACATCGGGGTCGGCGAAGTGACGGGCATGAATGCCGGTCCGTTCGACGATCCACTCATGCGAGGTTTCGATGCCGTCGCGCGCCAAGCGTTCAGCGAGGTCGGCATTGGTGACGCGATTGGCGGGAAGGTGGCTGCCCGTACCGAGAATGCGAGCGTAGCGAGGGAAAGCAGTGGTCATGCAGCGTGGGCGGTTGTGGCCGCCGTGTCTCCAACGTCGCCGCCCTCCTCATTGGCAGACGGAAGCGCCTGCAGCGTCGCGACGATGCGATCATGGACCCGGTCGAGCAGCCGGTTTCGGGCCGCATCATACGCCCTGTTCAGGGCCTGCTCGAAAGCGAAGGCATCTGCCGAACCGTGACTCTTGAAGACCAGACCGCGCAGACCAAGCAAGGCCGCGCCGTTGAAGCGCCGGTGATCGACACGGTGCTTGAATCGCTGAAGCACCGGCATCGCCAGCAGTGCGATCAGCTTGGTCCACCAGGTGCGGGTGAACTCGGTCTTGATGAAGCTGGAGATCATGCTCGCCAAGCCTTCGGCCGTCTTCAGGGCCACATTGCCGACGAAGCCATCGCATACGACGATGTCGGTCGTGCCCTTGAAGATGTCGTTGCCCTCCACATTGCCGTGGAAGTTCAACTGATCATGGGCCGCCGCCTCGCGCAGCAGCTCGCCGGCGCGCTTGATGGTCTCGTTGCCCTTGATCATTTCCTCGCCGATGTTGAGCAGACCGACGCTGGGCTCGTCCTTGCCGTCAACGGCAGACACCAGCGCACTGCCCATCACGGCGAACTGCAACAGGTGCTCCGGGCCGCAATCGACATTGGCACCCAGATCGAGCACGGTCGTGAAGCCGCCCAGTTGATTGGGCATGACGGTCGCGATGGCGGGGCGATCGATCCCGTCCAGCGTCTTGAGCAGGTACTTGGCCACCGCCATCAGCGCCCCGGTATTGCCGGCGGACACGCAGGCCTGGGCCTGAGCCGGCGAGCCATCCTTGCCCGCCTTGAGCTGGTTGATGGCCACCCGCATCGACGAATCCT
The Roseateles amylovorans genome window above contains:
- the fabG gene encoding 3-oxoacyl-ACP reductase FabG, which encodes MSENKQVALVTGASRGIGRAIALTLAQKGFVVIGTATSEAGAQAITEVLQPHGGRGAVVNVNDGAAVEALIDAIVKQDGGLQVLVNNAGITRDMLSMRMKDEDWDAVLDTNLKAVFRASRAVMRTMMKQRYGRIISITSVVGASGNAGQANYAAAKAGVAGMTRALARELGSRSITVNCVAPGFIATDMTEVLPEAQKTALLAQIPLGRLGDPAEIAHAVAFLASPEAGYITGTELHVNGGMFMS
- a CDS encoding beta-ketoacyl-ACP synthase III is translated as MTTAFPRYARILGTGSHLPANRVTNADLAERLARDGIETSHEWIVERTGIHARHFADPDVAASDLALPAARAALDAAGVSAQEIDLIIVATSTPDMVFPSVACLLQNKLGIQGCAAFDVQAVCSGFVYALTVADAMIKSGGATKALVIGAEVFSRILDFKDRTTCVLFGDGAGAVVLGASETPGILASELHADGRHVDILCTPGTVSGGQVLGHPLLKMDGQAVFKLAVGVLEKVARSVLEKAGRSDADIDWLIPHQANIRIMQGTAKKLKMSPDKLIVTVDEHGNTSAASIPLALDVAVRAGKIKRGDTVMLEGVGGGFTWGAVLLDF
- the plsX gene encoding phosphate acyltransferase PlsX → MSDTHPSSPSLSAAPLRLAVDCMGGDHGPAVTLPACRAFLAAHPSVELLLVGRPEALAAAAGWPRCHIVAASEVVTMDDPIEVALRRKKDSSMRVAINQLKAGKDGSPAQAQACVSAGNTGALMAVAKYLLKTLDGIDRPAIATVMPNQLGGFTTVLDLGANVDCGPEHLLQFAVMGSALVSAVDGKDEPSVGLLNIGEEMIKGNETIKRAGELLREAAAHDQLNFHGNVEGNDIFKGTTDIVVCDGFVGNVALKTAEGLASMISSFIKTEFTRTWWTKLIALLAMPVLQRFKHRVDHRRFNGAALLGLRGLVFKSHGSADAFAFEQALNRAYDAARNRLLDRVHDRIVATLQALPSANEEGGDVGDTAATTAHAA
- the fabD gene encoding ACP S-malonyltransferase; its protein translation is MSKSFAFVFPGQGSQSVGMLDAWGDHPEVVGTLAEASAALGEDVGALIKQGPKEQLDLTTNTQPVMLTAGIACYRAWIAETGLVPAVAAGHSLGEYTALVASGALSLTDALPLVRLRAQAMQEAVPVGVGAMSAILGLEAAVVREVCAQVAVASGEVVEAVNFNDPRQTVIAGSKAGVEQAMEALKAAGAKRALPLPVSAPFHSSLMKPAAERLREKLATVDFKVPAFPVINNIDVAITEGADALRDALYRQAFGPVRWVEVVQAIKARGLTTVIECGPGKVLAGMAKRIDGEIVSTTVFDPASLADAKTLLS